In one window of Eggerthella guodeyinii DNA:
- a CDS encoding FAD-dependent oxidoreductase — translation MNELGLTRRSFMKTLTVAGVSVAVFGLSGCGPTASASTKGFKAGTYTASGQGKFGPVHVEATFSEDALTAVAITKHEETKFISDAAIERIPAAIVEHQSLDVDVITGASLTSMAIKNAVTDCVKQAGGKKNALAGSYVPPAPSTAVEELDADVVIVGSGASGTVAALTAARLGAKKVVVLEKSCTIGGNALVSGGYLEYVNAPDELREKMTDSYTNELADELAQAPSVMTPEQFALLQADYDAWKASGSDKVFDSIYLHALQYKLQGEGEYDEMLRTAENIADLDDWLVSEGFQFKDLCGIVGYSWPRWTSPKEGVCGQGYFMFYQDTIEKNDYPVEIYLNTPANELIIENGEVVGAVATGPDGTTYRVRGEKGVILATGGFSGNPDMLREYNTMWPFKEGTDIPTTNAYGHTGDGITMGLAAGGTVALMDTQMPFPFADCKNSTDETTVGDDIDCAIVNKEGKRFMDEVKDRYTMTQHIMEQTDQMMFMISDADTCRVNGDVNRYGHSLQSLIDQGQLYRADTIEELGEQIGCGGAALAATIERYNELCRAGEDPDFGRTTFSEESPIENPPFYASPRTWAMHITVGGLNVDIYDSYQVLDESGAAIPGLRAIGETIIGSCGIGVQGEGFAVANALFGPAAA, via the coding sequence ATGAACGAACTCGGACTCACGCGCCGCAGCTTTATGAAGACCCTGACCGTAGCCGGCGTATCGGTTGCCGTCTTCGGCCTTTCGGGCTGCGGACCCACCGCCAGCGCTTCGACGAAGGGCTTCAAGGCCGGCACGTACACCGCTTCGGGCCAGGGCAAGTTCGGCCCCGTGCACGTGGAGGCCACGTTCAGCGAGGACGCGTTGACCGCCGTCGCCATCACGAAGCACGAGGAGACGAAGTTCATCTCCGACGCCGCCATCGAGCGCATCCCCGCGGCCATCGTGGAGCACCAGTCCCTCGACGTCGACGTCATCACGGGCGCGTCGCTGACCAGCATGGCCATCAAGAACGCCGTCACCGACTGCGTGAAGCAGGCCGGCGGCAAAAAGAACGCGCTGGCGGGATCGTACGTGCCGCCCGCGCCGTCCACCGCCGTCGAGGAGCTTGACGCCGACGTGGTCATCGTGGGTTCGGGCGCTTCGGGAACCGTCGCCGCGCTGACCGCCGCCCGTCTGGGCGCGAAAAAGGTCGTCGTGCTGGAGAAGAGCTGCACCATCGGCGGCAACGCGCTGGTGTCCGGCGGCTACCTGGAGTACGTCAACGCCCCCGACGAGCTGCGCGAGAAGATGACCGACAGCTACACGAACGAGCTGGCCGACGAGCTGGCGCAGGCTCCCTCCGTGATGACGCCCGAGCAGTTCGCGCTGCTCCAGGCCGATTACGATGCCTGGAAAGCCTCGGGCAGCGACAAGGTGTTCGACTCCATCTACCTGCACGCGCTGCAGTACAAGCTGCAAGGCGAGGGCGAGTACGACGAGATGCTGCGCACGGCCGAGAACATCGCCGACCTCGACGACTGGCTGGTGTCCGAAGGCTTCCAGTTCAAGGACCTGTGCGGCATCGTGGGCTACTCGTGGCCGCGCTGGACGTCGCCGAAGGAAGGCGTGTGCGGCCAGGGTTACTTCATGTTCTACCAGGACACTATCGAGAAGAACGACTACCCGGTGGAGATCTACCTGAACACGCCCGCGAACGAGCTGATCATCGAGAACGGCGAAGTGGTGGGCGCCGTGGCCACGGGCCCCGACGGCACCACGTATCGCGTGCGCGGCGAGAAGGGCGTCATCCTGGCGACGGGCGGCTTCTCGGGCAACCCCGACATGCTGCGCGAGTACAACACCATGTGGCCGTTCAAGGAAGGTACCGACATTCCTACGACGAACGCATACGGCCACACGGGCGACGGCATCACGATGGGCCTGGCCGCAGGCGGCACCGTGGCGCTCATGGACACCCAGATGCCCTTCCCCTTCGCCGACTGCAAGAACTCCACCGACGAGACCACCGTGGGCGACGACATCGACTGCGCCATCGTCAACAAGGAGGGCAAGCGCTTCATGGACGAGGTGAAGGACCGCTACACGATGACGCAGCACATCATGGAGCAGACCGACCAGATGATGTTCATGATCTCGGATGCCGACACCTGCCGCGTGAACGGCGACGTCAACCGCTACGGCCACAGCCTGCAAAGCCTCATCGACCAGGGGCAGCTGTACCGCGCCGACACCATCGAGGAGCTGGGCGAGCAGATCGGCTGCGGCGGCGCGGCGCTGGCGGCAACCATCGAGCGCTACAACGAGCTATGCCGCGCGGGCGAGGACCCCGACTTCGGGCGCACCACGTTCTCCGAGGAGAGCCCCATCGAGAACCCGCCGTTCTACGCGAGCCCCCGCACCTGGGCCATGCACATCACCGTGGGCGGCCTGAACGTGGACATCTACGATAGCTACCAGGTGCTCGACGAAAGCGGCGCGGCCATCCCCGGCCTGCGCGCCATCGGCGAGACCATCATCGGCAGCTGCGGCATCGGCGTGCAGGGCGAGGGCTTCGCCGTGGCGAACGCCCTGTTCGGCCCCGCCGCCGCGTAG
- a CDS encoding ACT domain-containing protein has product MKCVVSVLGKDRSGIVAEVATALAACGANIDDISQTILDDIFSMTMLTTLDPEKADFNAVQEKLEAVGESLGVQIIIQREDVFQFMYKI; this is encoded by the coding sequence ATGAAGTGTGTAGTCTCCGTTCTGGGCAAGGACCGCAGCGGCATCGTCGCCGAGGTTGCCACGGCGCTTGCCGCATGCGGCGCGAACATCGACGACATCAGCCAGACCATCCTGGACGACATCTTCTCGATGACCATGCTGACCACGCTCGACCCCGAGAAGGCCGACTTCAACGCGGTGCAGGAGAAGCTCGAGGCTGTGGGCGAGTCCCTCGGCGTCCAGATCATCATCCAACGCGAAGACGTCTTCCAGTTCATGTACAAGATCTAG
- a CDS encoding serpin family protein produces the protein MERQERQANRGDGLTWKAAALVAALVALLAASAVLSACGTQQPTSEFAVAQPVMPQKASEDNPDAWLDALEQNPLDQSFVESLSTFAYRSSAAALSDDASVANGAGEIDPANRMYSPLSLYYALALANEGAAGQTRDEIDALLGAPAGANVPEQCGNLFRVLATDPFSTVDLANSIWMAKGNPFEQSFIDTATGQFYATPFSVEFGTEATDQAMAAWISENTGGTIEPQVKTESDLLLSIINTVYFKGSWTDTFDAENTAPATFHAAEGDVETDFMTQRIDSLQGYRRTDDFLRASLAFTGGAMMTFVLPNEGVSVDDLLSDEQRLAAAFAVDANEDEYGFITYVVPKAAFDTEFDLIPALERLGVQAAFDDRADFSNLTSTLAYISMVKQESHITWDEEGAEASAYTNIGISEMSAMIPEGEEVELRLDRPFLFQITSSQGIPLFVGVCGNPAVET, from the coding sequence ATGGAGCGACAGGAGCGACAGGCGAACCGAGGCGACGGCCTCACGTGGAAGGCGGCCGCGCTGGTCGCGGCGCTCGTGGCGCTGCTGGCGGCAAGCGCGGTGCTCAGCGCATGCGGGACGCAGCAGCCGACCAGCGAGTTCGCGGTGGCGCAGCCGGTCATGCCGCAGAAAGCGTCCGAGGATAATCCCGATGCATGGCTCGATGCGCTCGAGCAGAACCCTCTCGACCAGTCGTTCGTGGAGTCGCTGTCGACGTTCGCGTACCGCAGCTCGGCCGCCGCTTTGAGCGACGACGCCAGCGTCGCGAACGGCGCCGGCGAGATCGATCCGGCGAACCGCATGTACTCCCCGCTCAGCCTGTACTACGCCCTGGCGCTCGCCAACGAAGGCGCCGCGGGCCAGACGCGCGACGAGATCGACGCGCTGCTGGGCGCGCCCGCTGGCGCGAACGTGCCCGAGCAGTGCGGCAACCTGTTCCGCGTGCTGGCGACCGACCCCTTCTCCACGGTCGACCTGGCGAACTCCATCTGGATGGCGAAGGGCAATCCCTTCGAGCAATCGTTCATCGACACCGCCACCGGCCAGTTTTACGCCACGCCGTTCTCGGTGGAATTCGGCACCGAGGCCACCGACCAGGCCATGGCCGCGTGGATTTCCGAGAACACGGGCGGCACCATCGAGCCCCAGGTGAAAACCGAGAGCGATCTGCTGCTGTCCATCATCAACACCGTGTACTTTAAGGGCAGCTGGACGGACACGTTCGATGCGGAGAACACCGCGCCCGCCACGTTCCACGCCGCCGAGGGCGACGTCGAAACCGACTTCATGACGCAGCGCATCGACTCGCTGCAAGGGTATCGCCGAACCGACGACTTCCTGCGCGCCAGCCTCGCGTTCACGGGCGGCGCCATGATGACGTTCGTCCTGCCGAACGAGGGCGTGTCGGTGGACGACCTGCTGTCCGACGAGCAGCGCCTGGCCGCGGCCTTCGCCGTGGACGCCAACGAGGACGAGTACGGCTTCATCACCTACGTGGTGCCGAAAGCCGCGTTCGACACCGAGTTCGACCTGATCCCGGCGCTCGAGCGGCTGGGCGTACAGGCGGCGTTCGACGACCGGGCCGATTTCTCGAACCTCACATCCACGCTGGCGTACATCTCCATGGTCAAGCAGGAAAGCCACATCACCTGGGACGAAGAGGGCGCCGAAGCCAGCGCCTACACGAACATCGGCATCAGCGAGATGTCCGCGATGATCCCCGAGGGCGAGGAGGTGGAGCTGCGGCTCGACCGTCCGTTCCTGTTCCAGATCACGTCGTCGCAGGGCATCCCTCTGTTCGTCGGCGTTTGCGGCAACCCGGCCGTGGAGACGTAA
- a CDS encoding LysR family transcriptional regulator: MDISYCRELITLADELNFSKAAERLYITQSTLSKHVAAVEREIGFRVFDRTTSRVELTAGGELWIDGLRDVVEKYDTAVREGRSRQHDSEATVRVVGPLINEHMLSLATMAQARLCARGMDVRLVMADTGVRDCHERLLDRRADIALAFRYEDDVAGLCYRHLFDVPFGIACHSAHPLAEKSPLLFRDMVNEHLLTYPEEEREAYHEFVLRVCRRHGIAARLEHLEAGAMCFPSSEDGLVFGVHFPGYARYGGDIVVRPLDDRSDVFDVCVVRREDEENESVLQLFDGIVLMSEESEADGPLVV, from the coding sequence ATGGATATCTCGTATTGTCGCGAACTCATCACGCTTGCCGACGAGCTGAATTTCAGCAAGGCTGCCGAGCGGCTGTACATCACGCAATCGACACTGAGCAAGCACGTTGCCGCGGTTGAGCGCGAGATCGGCTTCCGCGTGTTCGACCGTACGACGTCGCGGGTGGAACTGACTGCGGGCGGCGAACTGTGGATCGACGGCTTGCGCGACGTGGTCGAGAAGTACGATACCGCCGTGCGCGAGGGACGCAGCCGCCAGCATGATTCCGAGGCGACCGTCCGGGTTGTCGGCCCGCTCATCAACGAGCACATGCTGTCGCTTGCCACGATGGCGCAAGCGCGTCTGTGCGCACGGGGCATGGACGTGCGGCTGGTTATGGCCGACACCGGCGTGCGGGATTGCCACGAGCGCCTGCTTGACCGGCGCGCCGATATCGCCCTGGCGTTCCGCTACGAAGACGATGTCGCCGGGTTATGCTACCGGCACTTGTTCGACGTGCCCTTCGGCATCGCGTGCCATAGCGCGCACCCGCTCGCTGAGAAATCGCCCCTGTTGTTCCGCGACATGGTGAACGAGCACCTGTTGACCTATCCCGAGGAAGAGCGCGAGGCCTATCACGAGTTCGTATTGCGCGTGTGTCGAAGGCACGGCATCGCGGCCCGTTTGGAGCATCTTGAGGCGGGGGCGATGTGCTTTCCCAGCTCGGAAGACGGCTTGGTGTTCGGCGTCCACTTCCCCGGCTACGCGCGCTACGGCGGCGACATCGTCGTCCGGCCGCTCGACGATCGGTCGGATGTGTTCGACGTGTGCGTGGTTCGTCGCGAGGACGAGGAGAACGAGAGCGTGTTGCAGCTCTTCGACGGCATTGTGCTCATGAGCGAAGAAAGCGAAGCCGACGGCCCGCTCGTGGTATGA
- the folE gene encoding GTP cyclohydrolase I FolE, protein MDRAKIEEGVRLILEGVGEDPQREGLLKTPERVAKMYEEVFAGLTEDPAEHFETTFDEHHEEMVLVRDIPFYSMCEHHLVPFFGVAHVAYIPAVDGRICGLSKLARLVDAFAKRPQVQERLTSQIADTLIEQLHPQGVIVVLEAEHMCMSMRGVKKPGAKTMTSAVRGAFEKSQATRAEALSLIFARRH, encoded by the coding sequence ATGGATAGAGCGAAAATCGAAGAGGGCGTGCGGCTCATTCTCGAGGGCGTGGGGGAGGATCCCCAGCGTGAGGGGCTGCTGAAAACCCCCGAGCGCGTGGCGAAGATGTACGAGGAGGTGTTCGCCGGGCTCACCGAAGACCCCGCCGAGCATTTCGAAACCACGTTCGACGAGCATCACGAGGAAATGGTCCTCGTGCGCGACATCCCGTTCTACTCGATGTGCGAGCATCATCTGGTGCCGTTTTTCGGCGTGGCGCACGTGGCGTACATCCCGGCGGTCGACGGGCGCATCTGCGGCCTGTCGAAGCTCGCGCGCCTGGTGGACGCATTCGCGAAGCGCCCGCAGGTGCAGGAGCGCCTGACCTCGCAAATCGCCGACACTCTGATCGAGCAGCTGCATCCGCAGGGCGTGATCGTGGTGTTGGAGGCCGAGCACATGTGCATGAGCATGCGCGGCGTGAAGAAGCCGGGCGCGAAAACCATGACGAGCGCCGTCCGCGGCGCCTTCGAGAAAAGCCAGGCGACGCGCGCCGAAGCGCTGTCGCTCATCTTCGCACGCAGACATTAA
- a CDS encoding helix-turn-helix domain-containing protein: MQTAEGHTGERGGERAGEQDAPVDLLHDAQRRIADLRYLSLCFFGFAFVRAWDDISFARFAALYPDSPWFGQDLMSLGMLPVFIVCVVAARKLAPLYRRRAVVIVAPACMVASVLLYELAAASPGAAGASASAAFPLIVASALLAGVGAALSILQWAELQACLNSLQIVLYVSGAFFLGSVIGWMTFGMGESRLVVALLALPLLSFACLKVGFAKIPLVDLPKRTWGKLRFPWKLVIVLGVYEFVLGVKQGAATFQNDLFIFGVMLASAILFIVSYFFSHKFDFTRVYRTPFVLMVCGLLATLLSFSSNSAVSDVLVSAGYALMFLMLTVLLCDLSHRYGVSAVLLCGIEELVMFASVGGHLVSAGMAEGVIPVMPDDAAVSVPLVILVVVASMVLLSEREYSRWGASFFGVGKLAQDGDEQGRFAARCTELGERYRLSPREKEVFQLLALGKSAADIERELYIANGTFKSHTRRIYQKLGIHSRTELDEMLRCD, from the coding sequence ATGCAGACAGCCGAAGGCCATACAGGGGAGCGCGGAGGGGAGCGAGCGGGGGAGCAGGACGCCCCGGTCGACCTGCTGCACGACGCGCAGCGGCGCATCGCCGACCTGCGCTATCTGTCGCTGTGCTTCTTCGGCTTCGCGTTCGTGCGCGCGTGGGACGACATATCGTTCGCGCGGTTCGCCGCACTCTATCCCGACAGCCCGTGGTTCGGCCAAGACCTCATGAGCCTGGGGATGCTGCCCGTGTTCATCGTCTGCGTGGTGGCGGCGCGGAAGCTGGCGCCGCTGTACCGGCGCCGCGCGGTCGTGATCGTGGCGCCCGCGTGCATGGTGGCGTCGGTGCTGCTGTACGAGCTGGCGGCCGCGTCGCCGGGAGCTGCGGGCGCGTCGGCGTCGGCGGCCTTCCCGCTCATCGTGGCAAGCGCGCTCTTGGCCGGCGTGGGCGCGGCGCTATCCATCCTGCAATGGGCCGAGCTGCAAGCGTGCCTCAACTCGCTGCAAATCGTGCTGTACGTGTCGGGCGCGTTCTTCCTGGGGTCGGTCATCGGGTGGATGACCTTCGGTATGGGCGAGTCGCGCCTGGTGGTGGCTCTGCTCGCGTTGCCGCTGCTGTCGTTCGCGTGCCTGAAGGTGGGTTTCGCGAAGATTCCCCTCGTGGATTTGCCGAAGCGCACGTGGGGCAAGCTGCGCTTCCCGTGGAAGCTCGTCATCGTCCTGGGCGTGTACGAGTTCGTCCTGGGCGTGAAGCAGGGCGCGGCGACGTTCCAGAACGACCTGTTCATCTTCGGCGTGATGCTGGCCTCGGCCATCCTGTTCATCGTGTCGTACTTCTTCTCGCACAAGTTCGATTTCACGCGGGTGTACCGTACGCCGTTCGTGCTGATGGTGTGCGGGTTGCTGGCCACGCTGCTGTCGTTCTCGTCGAACAGCGCGGTGTCCGACGTGCTGGTGTCGGCGGGCTATGCGCTCATGTTCCTCATGCTGACGGTGCTGCTGTGCGACCTGTCGCATCGCTACGGCGTCTCGGCCGTGCTGCTGTGCGGCATCGAGGAGCTGGTGATGTTTGCCAGCGTGGGCGGCCACCTCGTGTCGGCTGGCATGGCGGAGGGGGTCATCCCGGTGATGCCCGACGACGCGGCCGTGTCGGTGCCGCTCGTGATCCTCGTGGTGGTGGCCAGCATGGTGCTGCTGTCCGAGCGCGAGTACTCGCGGTGGGGCGCGTCGTTCTTCGGCGTGGGGAAGCTGGCGCAGGACGGCGACGAGCAGGGCCGATTCGCCGCGCGCTGCACCGAGCTGGGCGAGCGGTACCGCCTGAGCCCCCGCGAGAAGGAAGTGTTCCAGCTGCTGGCGCTGGGCAAAAGCGCCGCCGACATCGAGCGCGAGCTCTACATCGCGAACGGCACCTTCAAGTCGCACACCCGTCGCATCTACCAGAAGCTCGGCATCCACAGCCGCACCGAGCTGGACGAGATGCTGCGCTGCGACTAG
- a CDS encoding catalase, whose amino-acid sequence MANEFDTTKLTNEVGNPVADNNHTLTAGERGPMMLQDNWMIEKLAHFDREVIPERRMHAKGSGAYGTFKVTGDISAYTKAKVLQPGAETEAFVRFSTVAGERGAADAERDIRGFAMKFYTPDGNWDLVGNNTPVFFLRDPKKFIDLNHVVKRDPHTNMHSAQANWDFWSSLPEALHQVTIVMSDRGIPASYRHMHGFGSHTYSLINEDNERVWVKFHLRTQQGIKNLTDEEAGQIIAGDRESHQRDLFNAIERGEFPKWTFSIQVMDEATAKNYKENPFDITKTWSHKEFPLIEVGELELNRNPQNYFAEVEQAAFAPTHLVPGIGLSPDKLLQGRLFAYGDAQRYRLGVNHNHIPVNKPRCPYAEFHRDGMMRTDGNFGDAIGYEPNSYGQWQQQADAAEPPLDLFGPMDAWDPADDPTDDTFYQPGDLYRLMEEPQRAVLISNTAANMDGVTENIRLRHAAHCYKADPEYGDRLAEALGVDANRVHELAQMTHEERMAATGQQVPARKKGGEVRA is encoded by the coding sequence ATGGCCAACGAATTCGATACCACGAAGCTCACGAACGAAGTGGGCAACCCCGTCGCCGATAACAACCACACCCTGACCGCGGGCGAGCGCGGCCCCATGATGCTCCAGGACAACTGGATGATCGAGAAGCTGGCGCACTTCGACCGCGAGGTCATCCCCGAGCGACGCATGCACGCGAAGGGCTCGGGTGCGTACGGCACGTTCAAGGTGACCGGCGACATCAGCGCGTACACGAAGGCGAAGGTGCTCCAGCCCGGCGCGGAGACCGAGGCGTTCGTCCGCTTCTCCACCGTGGCCGGCGAGCGCGGCGCGGCCGACGCCGAGCGCGACATCCGCGGCTTCGCCATGAAGTTCTACACGCCCGACGGCAACTGGGACCTCGTGGGCAACAACACGCCCGTGTTCTTCCTGCGCGACCCCAAGAAGTTCATCGACCTCAACCACGTGGTGAAGCGCGACCCGCACACCAACATGCACTCCGCGCAGGCCAACTGGGACTTCTGGTCCAGCCTGCCCGAGGCGCTGCACCAGGTGACCATCGTCATGTCCGACCGCGGCATCCCCGCCAGCTACCGCCACATGCACGGCTTCGGCAGCCATACGTACAGCCTGATCAACGAGGACAACGAGCGCGTGTGGGTGAAGTTCCACCTGCGCACGCAGCAGGGCATCAAGAACCTCACCGACGAGGAAGCCGGCCAGATCATCGCGGGCGACCGCGAGAGCCACCAGCGCGACCTGTTCAACGCCATCGAGCGCGGCGAGTTCCCGAAGTGGACGTTCTCCATCCAGGTGATGGACGAGGCCACCGCGAAGAACTACAAGGAGAACCCGTTCGACATCACGAAGACGTGGAGCCACAAGGAGTTCCCGCTCATCGAGGTGGGCGAGCTGGAGCTGAACCGCAACCCGCAGAACTACTTCGCCGAGGTCGAGCAGGCCGCGTTCGCGCCGACGCACCTCGTGCCGGGCATCGGCCTGTCGCCCGACAAGCTGCTGCAGGGCCGCCTGTTCGCGTACGGCGACGCGCAGCGCTACCGCCTGGGCGTGAACCACAACCACATCCCGGTGAACAAGCCGCGCTGCCCCTACGCCGAGTTCCATCGCGACGGCATGATGCGCACGGACGGCAACTTCGGCGACGCCATCGGCTACGAGCCCAACAGCTACGGGCAGTGGCAGCAGCAGGCCGACGCGGCCGAGCCGCCGCTGGACCTGTTCGGCCCGATGGACGCATGGGATCCCGCCGACGACCCCACCGACGACACGTTCTACCAGCCGGGCGACCTCTACCGCCTGATGGAAGAGCCGCAGCGCGCGGTGCTCATCTCGAACACGGCCGCGAACATGGACGGCGTCACGGAGAACATCCGCCTGCGCCACGCAGCCCACTGCTACAAGGCCGATCCCGAGTACGGCGATCGCCTGGCCGAGGCGCTGGGCGTGGACGCGAACCGCGTGCACGAGCTGGCGCAGATGACCCACGAGGAGCGCATGGCCGCCACCGGCCAGCAGGTCCCCGCCCGCAAGAAGGGCGGCGAGGTGCGCGCCTAG
- a CDS encoding FAD-dependent oxidoreductase: protein MSTRESKRNQGISRRSFLMGGTLAAVSVAAAGLAGCSGGGSAGPNGNLPESWDVEADVVVVGLGAAGLSAAIAAKNAGVEHVLCLEVAPEELSGGTTRVSGDMLMIPEDVESAITYQTELNAGYKVPEEWMRAWAEGVCGNMEWLTDELGYDLQPATAAAPEFPGIPGGDKVKTYYVDGICGMSSLWIPLRDTAEELGIEVMYEMRATELIYHYETKEVYGLVAGDKYVKAKKGVVLACGGFAANPEMMSNYGVSLGCANSLVCGSPYNVGDGVKMAQQIGADLWHMNSYAAASTCVRAVSPDSTICNIPYPMGYDYIYVDGEGKRFMYEETRGLARHGKIKERGVWPLMVVPDKSHLILGAGAGSKDILGAITYMAWSVIMETGKTTNQELIDAGIMVKADTIEDLAKKIDQPVEVLKNTIETYNQHCAEGKDPDFGRGEAVHDDYFFNASDASTAYGEGETSSDDTVIIKPFDLVPLEPPFYAIEIGLGMLNTQGGAKRNGACEVLDLKGDPIPRLYSAGEFGTIYGYMYNGGGNISEAVASGRVAGQGCAALDAWDAK, encoded by the coding sequence ATGAGCACGAGGGAAAGCAAGCGAAACCAGGGGATATCGCGTCGCAGCTTCTTGATGGGAGGCACCCTTGCAGCGGTAAGCGTCGCAGCGGCGGGACTCGCCGGGTGCAGCGGGGGCGGCAGCGCGGGGCCGAACGGCAACCTGCCCGAGTCGTGGGATGTCGAAGCCGACGTGGTGGTCGTAGGGTTGGGCGCCGCCGGGCTGTCTGCCGCCATCGCGGCGAAGAACGCGGGCGTCGAGCACGTCCTCTGCCTGGAAGTGGCGCCCGAGGAGCTGTCGGGCGGCACCACGCGCGTATCCGGCGACATGCTGATGATCCCTGAAGACGTGGAAAGCGCCATTACCTACCAAACGGAGCTCAACGCAGGATACAAGGTTCCCGAAGAATGGATGCGCGCATGGGCCGAGGGCGTATGCGGCAATATGGAATGGCTGACCGACGAGCTGGGCTACGACCTGCAGCCCGCAACCGCAGCGGCACCCGAGTTCCCCGGCATCCCCGGAGGCGACAAAGTCAAGACGTACTACGTGGACGGCATCTGCGGCATGTCCTCGCTGTGGATCCCCCTGCGCGACACCGCCGAAGAGCTGGGCATCGAGGTCATGTACGAGATGCGAGCCACCGAACTCATCTACCACTACGAGACGAAGGAAGTGTACGGCCTCGTTGCCGGCGACAAGTACGTGAAGGCCAAGAAGGGCGTCGTGCTTGCGTGCGGCGGTTTCGCCGCGAACCCCGAAATGATGTCGAACTACGGGGTGTCGCTGGGCTGCGCCAACTCGCTTGTATGCGGCAGCCCCTACAACGTGGGCGACGGCGTGAAGATGGCGCAACAGATCGGCGCCGACCTCTGGCACATGAACAGCTACGCGGCGGCCAGCACCTGCGTACGCGCGGTGTCGCCCGATTCGACCATCTGCAATATCCCCTACCCCATGGGCTACGACTACATCTACGTCGACGGCGAGGGCAAGCGTTTCATGTACGAGGAAACGCGCGGCCTGGCGCGCCACGGCAAGATCAAGGAGCGCGGCGTGTGGCCGCTCATGGTGGTTCCCGACAAGTCTCATCTGATTCTGGGCGCAGGGGCCGGATCGAAGGACATCCTGGGCGCCATCACGTACATGGCCTGGTCGGTGATCATGGAAACCGGCAAGACCACGAACCAGGAGCTCATCGACGCCGGCATCATGGTGAAGGCCGACACCATCGAAGATCTGGCGAAGAAGATCGACCAGCCGGTGGAGGTGCTCAAGAACACCATCGAAACGTACAACCAGCACTGCGCCGAAGGCAAAGACCCGGACTTCGGACGCGGCGAGGCGGTGCACGACGACTACTTCTTCAACGCCTCGGATGCCTCGACGGCCTACGGCGAGGGCGAAACGTCCAGCGACGACACCGTCATCATCAAGCCGTTCGACCTCGTTCCGCTCGAGCCGCCGTTCTACGCCATCGAAATCGGCCTGGGCATGCTGAACACGCAGGGCGGTGCGAAGCGCAACGGCGCGTGCGAAGTGCTCGACCTCAAGGGCGACCCCATCCCTCGCCTGTATTCAGCTGGCGAGTTCGGCACCATCTACGGCTACATGTACAACGGCGGCGGAAACATCAGCGAAGCCGTCGCTTCCGGACGCGTTGCCGGCCAAGGCTGCGCCGCGCTCGACGCATGGGATGCCAAGTAG